In the genome of Metabacillus litoralis, the window TCAGTTAAATGGACATCAAATGCTTCTTCAATTATCGATGTGACAAACCAGCTAACACCCATCATGACTGAATATTCATCTTTGATTTGATTCAATAGAGGATTTTTTACGATAATGCCTGTTTTCATTCGATAAATCATAGGTATTATATGAGAAACTAACCCTTCAAATAGCTTCTTATCCTTTGTTAAGTCCACTTTCAGCACACTACTCATTTTCTGTATAATTTCTACAACAAGAGTTGTATATTTTTCGGTAATTGAATTTAGCTGATAAAGAGGTTCAATTCCAATTGCAACTAAATATTGATTTAGGTAGATTGTATCTTCAGTTGTAAAAAGTACTGATAATTCTTGTTGTATATCATCGAGGATATTTTTAGCTAATAAATATGTTTTGAGGTTGTTTACTTCATCAAAGATAAGGCTATTATTTATTACTTCTGAATGATGTTTTTGTTTTGAGGCCCTATAGCAGAGGACCACAATTGTATTGAATAGGGTTGTTAAATAATGTTCGGCAATCGGGTTGGCTAAACTTTTTTCAACTTTCCTCACTGCGCTAAAACAAGTATTTACGATTTCAGTTGGATAATGTTGAATTAGTACATTTCTAAATTTATCAATTCCAGGATTATCCTCAACTTTGGACTTTTTATACAATTCTTCATTAAATATTTTTAAAGTATATTGTATTTGGGATTCTGTTCCCGTTATATAGGTTCCCTTTTGGTCCCCCTTAATTTCTACAGTGTAACTATTTAAGTCTGAATGAATCTTCTCCATATCAGCAGCAATAGAAGATTTGCTAACAAAAAATTGATCAGATAATCCCTGATATGATAGTACCTTTTCCTCTATCAACAGCATTTTGGTAATTTGTACTTTTCTATCTTGAGGTGAAAGATCTTGAATTTCCCCATTTTTAAATTTGGTTTTTAAATATTTTAGAACATCCAATTTTTTATTCATTTCCCCACTTATTTTGATTCCCATGCTAGGTTTCTTTTTAAGCATTAGCCCAAATTGACAAATGAATTTTTCCAATCCTTTTAAGTCGTTATGTAGTGTTCTTTGAGAAACTTTCAACATATCAGAGTAGTATTTAACTGTTTTATACTCTTGATTACTTAGCATCGTTTTTATTAAATGATATTGCCTTTTTGATAGTTCAATCATTTTCCCACCTCCTTTAGAATTGCATTATTTCCATTAATAACACAATTGCAAGTTTGCTAAAAGTTTGTTAGCGCTTTCTTGATCTTATGTACTCATTTTATCATGTTATTTTATTTCGTTAATAACAGGTTATTACAACATCATTGTTGCAATTTTTAAACCTTGATTGTGAAATAAATATGTTATCATATTAATAAAGGCTATAAAAAGGGAGAGGAATGTGTATATGGATACTATCATTTTTGATGTAGATGACACGTTATATGATCAATTAAAGCCATTTAAAAATGCGTTCACTTCAAATTTTAAACATTTAACTGATATTTCGATTGAAAAACTCTATATTTCTAGCAGAAAGCATAGTGAACGGTTATTCGATAAAAGTGAAGCAGGAACTGTCTCATTACTAGAGTTACATACCTATCGGATCATGGCTGCATGCAAAGAGTTTGAAATTGAAATTAACGAAAATGAAGCTATTACCTTTCAAAGGACTTATGAAGAAGAGCAAAAGAAGATCACTCTTTATCCAGAAATCGAAAGGTTATTAGAATTACTAAGTCATAAAGGAAAACAGCTTGGTATTCTAACAAATGGACCTCACCAGCATCAACTGATGAAAATTAACCAGCTTGGTTTAACCAGATGGATTCCCGAAGAACATATTTTTATATCCGGAGCAATCGGAAGTGCAAAACCAGCTCTTCTTGCTTTCGAAACCGTTGAAAAAAAGCTTCTCTTAAATAAAAATCATACCGTGTACATTGGAGATTCATTTGATAATGATGTAATAGGCGCAAAGAAAGCTGGATGGTATTCAATTTGGATGAATCATCGAAAAAAAGACATCCCCCTATCATCCATTCAACCTGATAAAATCATCCATACACCTAAAGAATTATTAGATTTAATGGTTGCTACTCATAACATTCGTAGCTAATAAAGAGAAAGCCAACATTTCCTATTATTTTTGGAGGGTTGGCTTTTGTTTTATTTAAAGTATGGGAAATGTAATGTGTATCCCGGATAATTCTAATAAAATACTTCATCCCCGGTAATCTAATCATTCAAAACGTTACTCCTTATTACCTTTAAGTACATTCTTCACAATGTCAGTTGATATTAAAATTTATGCTGCGTAGAATTTGTGTAATGTACATTAATTGTCTACTACAAACTATAAGATTACTACTCCAAAAACAATCTAAGCATTTTCACAAAAAACAAAAAACACCCCAAAACATTGATGTATTAACATTTAGGAGTGTTTTTTGTTTTTTAAAATTAACTCAATTTCATCTATAGATACCGGTGGTCGGAGTCGAAATTGGGCAAAAGGTATTGAGTTTATAAGAATTTGTACGAGCGATGTGTAAAATTTGTGTAAAAATATATCTTAGGCTACAAAAACTTATGAATAGTTTTAAATTCACCTTACTTAATTCCCAAAAATTAATTTACTAATGGTTTCTTATACTTAATGGTATACGCATTTTTTCATGTTCATTTCACCCACACTATAAAAAATTATATAATACAATTACACTTTTCAAATAAAATCTTTAATTCCTTTAATCTCAACTCTATTTAAGTATTTTAAGGTTGTGTCTATATCATATACATACTCAGCAGATTGTTCTTTTCTAAACTTTGATGGGAGGTATTTTTGATACTTTGAAAAGGAGACATCTGGTACGATCTCTTTCAGTTGCAATATTATATCTTTATCGTAAAATTCGCCATTCTTAACATGATTAATCACTGCTGTTATTTCAGATAATTCAGGGAGCATATCTCTATTCTCACATTTTAATTTGAAACCCTTCCAAGTTAAATTACTTATATCAAAACAATTGTTAGAAGTACGAATAGAATTGGCTATTGTATAATTTACTTTATTACCAGCATATGTAGTAAAAATATAACCATCTTTTCTTTCTTCAATGATTAAAGTGTTATCTTGTAATCCTGACATCCTTAGTTCTTCACGATATCTAGATAGGACTAATAATTCATTTGAATTTAAATAATTATACTTCTCTTCAGAAGTAACTATTTTTAAAATTTCTTGAGCAAGTTCATAAGGAAAAAACCTACTATCTGACATCCATCTTGGTGGTAGAGAGTGCTTTGCTTCTTCTACATAAACAATTGACCGTTCATAATCAATTTTTAATGTTTGCCAGTGGGCTCCTGCAAGAGTGAATAGAAATTCATCTCCAAGTGCATTAACATACCATCTCTCCAGAGTACCAATTGTTCTATTTTTAAAGCGTACCGTAAACTCTTTATTTGTTTCAAAGGTTGTGTAAAGTTCCATAAAATTACTTCTTCCAAATTTCTTTTCTGTTTCGGAATTAATAAAGATATTGTTCCTTTCAATTTGGATAAATTGTTCTTCTAGCATGTGATTTAATAGATCATAATAATCTGGTTGAGATATCGCAGAAAATGAATAGGACTTAGTCAAAATCTTGTAGGCTAGTTCTTTATTTATTCCCATATATGCTAAAGAAAGCATCAGAATCTGATGAAACATTAAATCAAATGACTTTTTAGTCACTTGAACATTTTCTACCCAACCTCTCATTGCCAAATTAAGAATAGCAATTGATATTACAAGTTTTTCCTCTTTTGTTGGAAAAAACACAAAATGTCCTACACTCCCCTTACGCCGCCCTGTTCGTCCCATCCTTTGAAGAAAAGATGAAACGGAATAGGGTGAATCAAGTTGTAATACTACATCTAAGTCCCCTATGTCAATCCCTAATTCCAGAGTACTAGTTGCAATAATAGTGCTGTTTTTACCTAATTTGAATTTCTCCTCAGCAACTTCCCTAAAATATTTATTAATAGACGAGTGATGAACATATGATTCTATTCCCTTTTCCTGTAATACATTTTTAATTCCTTCTGCACCAGTTCTGCTATTAGAAAATAATAATGCTTTCTTCCCAAAGGCTCTTTTATACACTTCATTTCCTATTTGTTCTTCATCATAAACATATTTAATTTCTATTTTCTTTGGCTTGTTTTCTTTAGGAGGGTCAATAACACCTCGTTGACGTTTACTGCTACCTTGTAGCCATTCACTTATTTGTTCAGGATTTCCGACTGTAGCAGATAAACCAATACGTTGAATATCATGGTTAGAATATTCTTGTATTCGTTCTAGAACTGCCATTAAGTGGACTCCCCTTTCTCCATCCGCAAATGAATGAATTTCATCTATTACTATTGACCTTACATTTTTAAACAGTTCACCTTTGTCTATTCTTTTGTTCAATAAAATAACTTCTAAAGATTCTGGAGTAATCATCAAAATACCCGAAGGTTCCTTGAAATACTTTTCTTTTTCCCCTCTTTCCACATCACCATGCCACTTAAAAGCATTCCGATATACAAAAGAGGAAAGTTTATTGAGTCGTTCTTCTTGATTATTTAATAAAGCCTTAATAGGAGAAACATAAATAACCGAAAGGCCTTCTAGCCCTTCGGTGTGTATATTATGGAGTATTGGAAAAAATGCTGCTTCAGTCTTTCCGCCGGCTGTTGGTGCTAATAATACCAGGTTCTTCCCGTTAATTACTTCGGGTATTGTCATCTCTTGAATTAATGTTAGACTTCTCCAGCCTAATTTTGAAATAATGCCATTTTGTAGAGGTTCACATAATATATGAAAATTACTCATTATACATCACCTAAAAGTTAATAATATGTGCCGATTCATTTTCCGTTTCTTCAACTAACTTTCGGACATCAGCATTAAATTCAAATTTCTCTTCTGGAATATAGGTTTCATACATCTCAGACTTATCTAAAATATCAACTAACGTCCTTAAGAATCCTCTTGGCTTTATGGCTATTTCTCCACCAAATCCTGTTGTCATTTCATTAACTAGATTTTCTAAAAACGCATCACTTACTTTTCTTGTAGCGTCCCAATTGAAAACATCTGAATGTATATCTCTTACTTTTCTTGCAACGGAATTTAACTTTTCTTTATTGAAAGAGTCTAGAAAAATTACTGGTTGCCGTAAGTTTCGGAACTGCTCATCCTTTTCCACTTTAAGCCTTTGATGAAGTGGCTCAAGACTCTTAATTCCACGTTCACTTTCCATTAATTCCGTAGTTCCTGTATATAAGAAGTAACAGTTAGGAAAACCATTACTATCTGCCTCATCAATAAACAAGCGTAAGTTCTCATAAGCATTATCTCTCATCTGCTTCGTCATTAATTTCTGCACAGTTTCAACTTCATCGAAAAGAATTAATAACCCATTATAACCAGTTGCTTGAATCATATGTAATAATGCTCTAAAAAACTCAAAAGCATTTTCTCTCATTACCTCACCTGTAACTTTTAATTCTGACTTATATTGCCTTGGCACCTTATCCCCTTTCAGCCATGCAACTCCTGCTTGCGAAAGTGCCGTGTTACCTTCATATTTAGCATTA includes:
- the brxD gene encoding BREX system ATP-binding protein BrxD, giving the protein MSESVTSNIIKALRNGTVPAEGTEKIAVGIDKELEQIESQLNDVQSGRTDFKFVIGDYGSGKTFFSTSVRELAFDKNFVVSSVVISQEAPLHKFEVLYKKIMDGMRVKDNKNVPAFTFILEEWLLSVEDKVIEITGLDPDEDRESFNAEMTKQIDLELQVIGAIAASFSSAVRSFYNAKYEGNTALSQAGVAWLKGDKVPRQYKSELKVTGEVMRENAFEFFRALLHMIQATGYNGLLILFDEVETVQKLMTKQMRDNAYENLRLFIDEADSNGFPNCYFLYTGTTELMESERGIKSLEPLHQRLKVEKDEQFRNLRQPVIFLDSFNKEKLNSVARKVRDIHSDVFNWDATRKVSDAFLENLVNEMTTGFGGEIAIKPRGFLRTLVDILDKSEMYETYIPEEKFEFNADVRKLVEETENESAHIINF
- a CDS encoding HAD family hydrolase, translating into MDTIIFDVDDTLYDQLKPFKNAFTSNFKHLTDISIEKLYISSRKHSERLFDKSEAGTVSLLELHTYRIMAACKEFEIEINENEAITFQRTYEEEQKKITLYPEIERLLELLSHKGKQLGILTNGPHQHQLMKINQLGLTRWIPEEHIFISGAIGSAKPALLAFETVEKKLLLNKNHTVYIGDSFDNDVIGAKKAGWYSIWMNHRKKDIPLSSIQPDKIIHTPKELLDLMVATHNIRS
- a CDS encoding BglG family transcription antiterminator, with the protein product MIELSKRQYHLIKTMLSNQEYKTVKYYSDMLKVSQRTLHNDLKGLEKFICQFGLMLKKKPSMGIKISGEMNKKLDVLKYLKTKFKNGEIQDLSPQDRKVQITKMLLIEEKVLSYQGLSDQFFVSKSSIAADMEKIHSDLNSYTVEIKGDQKGTYITGTESQIQYTLKIFNEELYKKSKVEDNPGIDKFRNVLIQHYPTEIVNTCFSAVRKVEKSLANPIAEHYLTTLFNTIVVLCYRASKQKHHSEVINNSLIFDEVNNLKTYLLAKNILDDIQQELSVLFTTEDTIYLNQYLVAIGIEPLYQLNSITEKYTTLVVEIIQKMSSVLKVDLTKDKKLFEGLVSHIIPMIYRMKTGIIVKNPLLNQIKDEYSVMMGVSWFVTSIIEEAFDVHLTEDEVAFMMVHFQAALERNTSYRKVLIVCPNGIGTSELIANKVKQVLPALCVIEVIQIEKLYQINIETVDFIISAIPIKITTKPVIYVSPLVSNTDIKNIINFYADLFLIKEEQKEVLGNYPDIPHLSKFIHADSIFLNNKMRDQKEVLDFLIQKLKKSNDILPGFEESVYNREKVGTTALDTGVAIPHGTPKFVVNTRILILTTEDMLDWGGTKVDTVILICISPNDLKNVKNILSDIYKLIETRKSVKEYLSANTATGILHLIEGGDNVDKERVHLFK
- a CDS encoding DEAD/DEAH box helicase, whose protein sequence is MSNFHILCEPLQNGIISKLGWRSLTLIQEMTIPEVINGKNLVLLAPTAGGKTEAAFFPILHNIHTEGLEGLSVIYVSPIKALLNNQEERLNKLSSFVYRNAFKWHGDVERGEKEKYFKEPSGILMITPESLEVILLNKRIDKGELFKNVRSIVIDEIHSFADGERGVHLMAVLERIQEYSNHDIQRIGLSATVGNPEQISEWLQGSSKRQRGVIDPPKENKPKKIEIKYVYDEEQIGNEVYKRAFGKKALLFSNSRTGAEGIKNVLQEKGIESYVHHSSINKYFREVAEEKFKLGKNSTIIATSTLELGIDIGDLDVVLQLDSPYSVSSFLQRMGRTGRRKGSVGHFVFFPTKEEKLVISIAILNLAMRGWVENVQVTKKSFDLMFHQILMLSLAYMGINKELAYKILTKSYSFSAISQPDYYDLLNHMLEEQFIQIERNNIFINSETEKKFGRSNFMELYTTFETNKEFTVRFKNRTIGTLERWYVNALGDEFLFTLAGAHWQTLKIDYERSIVYVEEAKHSLPPRWMSDSRFFPYELAQEILKIVTSEEKYNYLNSNELLVLSRYREELRMSGLQDNTLIIEERKDGYIFTTYAGNKVNYTIANSIRTSNNCFDISNLTWKGFKLKCENRDMLPELSEITAVINHVKNGEFYDKDIILQLKEIVPDVSFSKYQKYLPSKFRKEQSAEYVYDIDTTLKYLNRVEIKGIKDFI